In a genomic window of Rhododendron vialii isolate Sample 1 chromosome 12a, ASM3025357v1:
- the LOC131311210 gene encoding polyadenylate-binding protein-interacting protein 4-like isoform X4, protein MNLQQVPQPRSSSNGYGRRRTERESGSRLEHKLQSGRTNLRRPTNAGVQAGNKGSGYGSLSRERLVYLTTCLIGHNVEVQVKDGSLISGIFHATNAEKDFGIILKMASEIRSGPSRGKKSISNFVSKAPSKTLIIPAEELVQITAKDVSVTRNGVTNDLQLVKQQDILIDSSISQSRHVDGERALERWVPNEDDPECPELESIFDGHWNRGWDQFEVNETLFGVKSTFDEELYTTKLDRGPQMRDLEREASRLAREIEGEDTLDLHLAEERGIQLHGSLDIDEETRFSSVLRGVDDSGYDENEDVWLKSCDETFGSAPGSVVCRSFADLASGKNNEGAQVSYGSASMDEVQSSLSSTARDLQPPSSSDYSGQPSSEFLPQSCVLDSESRIQEHRFSGQHAGSTYVKDFVDKQMLSEESQMLKYGDSQSSLRAKKDDHNVGKLSPDATSYAPTSIGTSSEENKSSHKEVPEDSAPVKTQGAKQSTTSRGRPGSSTSSTSDCGGVASASSGPVLSPSSSVVSLSSEKSTLNPYAKEFKLNPNAKSFVPSQSPLRPASPVSDGSFYFPSVPHMHNMPVGMGIGPSFAHQPVMFNPPVAPMQSPQAYFHPHGPQFGQQMILGHPRQVLYMPTYPPVRTLDSL, encoded by the exons ATGAATCTGCAACAAGTTCCACAACCCAGATCTTCATCTAATGGATATGGCCGTCGGAGGACTGAAAGAGAAAGTGGGAGTAGGCTGGAACATAAGTTGCAATCTGGGAGAACGAACCTGCGCAGACCAACAAATGCTG GTGTACAGGCTGGTAATAAAGGATCAGGATATGGAAGTCTTTCACGTGAGCGGCTAGTATATTTGACAACATGTCTTATTGGTCATAACGTGGAAGTCCAAGTGAAAGATGGATCCTTAATCTCTGGAATATTTCATGCAACAAATGCTGAAAAGGACTTTG GAATTATTTTGAAGATGGCCAGTGAAATAAGATCCGGTCCTTCCCGAGGGAAAAAGTCTATTTCCAATTTTGTCAGCAAGGCTCCTTCGAAGACTTTGATTATACCAGCTGAAGAACTTGTACAAATTACTGCTAAG GATGTCTCTGTAACCAGGAACGGTGTGACAAATGATCTCCAACTTGTAAAACAGCAGGACATCCTGATAGACTCCTCTATATCGCAGTCTCGTCATGTAGACGGGGAGAGGGCGTTAGAGCGTTGGGTCCCTAATGAAGATGATCCAGAGTGTCCTGAATTGGAGAGTATATTTGATGGTCATTGGAACAG AGGATGGGATCAGTTTGAAGTAAATGAAACATTATTTGGAGTAAAAAGCACCTTCGATGAGGAACTTTATACAACAAAACTTGATAGAGGTCCACAGATGAGAGACTTGGAAAGGGAAGCTTCTAGATTAGCTAGAGAAATTGAGGGTGAGGATACTCTAGATCTACATTTAGCCGAG GAACGGGGCATTCAGCTTCATGGTAGCTTAGATATTGATGAGGAAACCAGGTTCTCATCAGTACTTAGAGGGGTTGACGACAGCGGATATGATGAAAACGAAGATGTTTGGTTGAAATCATGCGATGAAACCTTTGGCAGTGCCCCTGGTTCTGTTGTTTGCAGGTCTTTTGCTGACTTGGCCAGTGGGAAAAATAATGAAGGAGCTCAAGTGTCATATGGCTCTGCATCTATG GACGAAGTACAATCTTCTCTGTCAAGCACTGCAAGGGACTTACAGCCTCCTAGTTCTAGTGATTATTCTGGACAGCCGTCATCTGAATTTCTTCCTCAATCCTGCGTGTTGGATAGTGAAAGCAG GATCCAGGAACATCGATTCAGTGGACAGCATGCTGGAAGTACTTACGTTAAGGACTTTGTAGATAAGCAAATG TTATCTGAGGAGTCACAGATGTTAAAATACGGGG ATTCACAGTCATCTCTGAGGGCAAAGAAAGATGACCACAATGTAGGGAAATTATCACCCGATGCTACCTCATATGCTCCTACATCTATCGGAACATCCAGCGAGGAAAATAAGAGTTCTCATAAAGAGGTGCCAGAGGATTCGGCACCTGTGAAAACGCAAGGGGCAAAACAGTCTACCACATCTAGGGGACGACCTGGTAGTTCCACATCCTCCACTTCTGATTGTGGAGGCGTTGCCTCTGCTTCTAGTGGTCCTGTCTTATCACCAAGCTCATCAGTGGTTTCTTTGTCTTCGGAAAAATCAACCTTGAATCCCTATGCTAAG GAATTCAAACTCAATCCGAATGCAAAGAGTTTTGTACCATCTCAAAGTCCTTTAAGGCCTGCTTCTCCGGTGTCTGATGGCTCTTTCTATTTTCCATCCGTTCCTCATATGCACAACATGCCTGTAGGAATGGGG ATTGGACCCTCGTTTGCACACCAGCCTGTCATGTTCAATCCGCCAGTTGCACCGATGCAATCACCCCAGGCTTATTTTCATCCACATGGACCGCAG TTTGGGCAGCAGATGATTCTTGGTCACCCGCGACAAGTCCTTTACATGCCGACATATCCCCCTGTAAGAACATTGGATTCCCTCTGA